A DNA window from Candidatus Protochlamydia naegleriophila contains the following coding sequences:
- a CDS encoding glycosyltransferase family 2 protein produces MHPSSIGVLIPTFQAAKHLPFCLPPLLQSPLKPRVLLIDSSSTDGTVEIARSMGVETIVIPQAEFNHGLTREKGRAHLGTEIVVMITQDAYATSPHMLEKLIHPLINKQASVSYARQLPHFGAGFFETFPRHFNYPSTSHIRSIDDIDTYGVYTFFCSNSCAAYLSTALDEIGGFSSVLFGEDTVAVAKLLHLKHRIAYIADAEVRHSHDYTLKQEFNRHFDIGLARHSYQHLLQSGGKDTKRGQAYVMSMLKTLGNQHPSLIPYAIIQTAIKFIGYRLGQTCTNAPLWFKRTLSSQKFYWK; encoded by the coding sequence ATGCACCCCTCCTCTATTGGCGTACTCATTCCGACTTTTCAAGCAGCAAAACACCTTCCCTTCTGCCTGCCTCCACTGCTTCAATCTCCCCTAAAACCACGCGTTCTTCTGATCGACTCTTCTTCTACAGATGGAACAGTAGAAATCGCGCGCTCCATGGGAGTCGAAACGATCGTGATTCCCCAAGCAGAATTCAATCACGGCCTTACCCGTGAAAAAGGAAGGGCTCATCTAGGCACCGAAATAGTCGTCATGATTACTCAAGATGCCTATGCAACCTCTCCTCATATGTTAGAAAAACTCATTCACCCCCTAATCAACAAACAAGCATCAGTCTCATATGCAAGGCAGCTACCTCATTTTGGAGCCGGATTCTTCGAAACATTTCCTCGCCACTTTAACTATCCATCTACCAGCCACATACGCAGCATCGACGATATCGATACCTACGGCGTCTATACATTCTTCTGCTCCAATTCTTGCGCCGCCTATCTCAGCACTGCTCTAGACGAAATCGGTGGATTTTCATCTGTTTTATTCGGAGAAGATACGGTTGCCGTCGCTAAACTTTTACACTTAAAGCATCGCATTGCCTATATTGCTGATGCTGAGGTGCGTCATTCTCACGACTACACCCTAAAACAAGAATTTAATAGACATTTTGACATTGGGCTTGCAAGGCATTCGTATCAACATCTGCTTCAAAGTGGCGGAAAAGACACCAAACGAGGACAAGCCTATGTCATGTCGATGCTAAAAACACTTGGAAATCAACACCCCTCTTTAATCCCCTATGCCATCATCCAGACAGCCATAAAATTCATTGGATATCGACTGGGACAAACCTGTACCAATGCCCCTCTCTGGTTCAAAAGAACATTAAGCAGCCAAAAGTTTTATTGGAAATAG
- a CDS encoding NUDIX domain-containing protein: protein MKKAIDIEIHEKKPEGFSPQVQVAACYLELDSKLLLLQRASNKLEPGRWGVPGGKLEKKETPEQAAVRELSEETGISLEHLSQVRYVGALYIRKPTVDYVYHLLKVQVDQMPDICLSNEHESYKWASLKDLEEMPLMAGGKEILDYYRKTLIKKRSGASVNAYLILRHKDEILFYLRKNTGYCDGMWGLVAGHVEDGEPASTAMIRETREEIGIELSSSQINVVHVMHRKTNRLNVDVFFDCRSWHGVIKNLESEKCEKLEFFPVSVLPSNIVDYVAIALDHIVQGEFYSEIGWDR, encoded by the coding sequence ATGAAAAAAGCAATAGATATAGAAATACATGAAAAAAAGCCTGAAGGTTTTTCACCTCAAGTACAGGTTGCGGCTTGTTATCTTGAGTTAGACAGCAAGCTTCTTCTGCTGCAGAGAGCCAGCAATAAGTTAGAGCCTGGCAGATGGGGGGTTCCTGGTGGGAAACTGGAAAAAAAAGAAACGCCAGAACAAGCTGCAGTTCGTGAATTATCGGAAGAGACTGGGATCTCTCTTGAGCACCTATCGCAAGTTCGATATGTAGGAGCATTATACATCAGAAAGCCAACAGTCGATTATGTTTACCATCTGCTTAAGGTTCAGGTCGATCAAATGCCTGATATTTGCCTCTCCAATGAACATGAAAGTTACAAATGGGCCTCTTTAAAAGATCTGGAAGAAATGCCATTGATGGCTGGAGGAAAAGAAATTTTAGACTACTATCGTAAAACGCTGATAAAGAAGCGTTCTGGTGCTAGCGTAAACGCTTATCTTATTTTGAGACATAAAGACGAGATTCTTTTTTACTTAAGAAAGAATACCGGTTATTGCGATGGCATGTGGGGTTTAGTAGCTGGTCACGTTGAAGATGGTGAACCGGCATCGACAGCAATGATCCGAGAAACTCGCGAAGAAATTGGAATAGAACTCTCTTCTTCACAAATTAATGTTGTTCACGTGATGCATCGAAAAACAAATCGATTGAACGTTGATGTGTTTTTCGATTGCCGATCTTGGCATGGGGTCATCAAGAATCTTGAGTCTGAGAAATGTGAAAAATTGGAATTTTTTCCTGTCAGCGTGTTGCCTTCAAATATTGTTGACTATGTCGCAATTGCTTTGGATCACATTGTGCAAGGAGAATTTTATTCTGAAATTGGGTGGGATCGATGA
- a CDS encoding histidine phosphatase family protein encodes MILKKEFYFVRHGQTDHNILEGAGKGDHPEDISLNTVGRNQAAAIEPMIALLPIQTICASPMKRAQETKEIIGARLLVPHYEIGNLGECSGKIWKEMTRLGMYSPFPSGGEARLFMERVRDGINHALSLPGPSLIVAHGGIHWAVCCMMGIENHEWAVSNCIVVHFSIGTYEKWIATKLS; translated from the coding sequence ATGATCTTAAAGAAGGAGTTTTACTTTGTTCGGCATGGACAGACAGATCATAATATCCTAGAAGGTGCAGGAAAAGGAGACCATCCTGAGGATATTTCATTAAATACGGTTGGAAGAAATCAGGCTGCAGCTATTGAGCCTATGATTGCTCTCCTGCCAATTCAAACCATTTGTGCAAGCCCGATGAAAAGAGCACAAGAAACCAAGGAAATCATTGGTGCACGATTGTTAGTACCTCATTATGAAATAGGCAATCTTGGTGAATGCTCCGGAAAAATTTGGAAAGAGATGACGCGTTTGGGCATGTATTCTCCTTTTCCTAGTGGTGGCGAAGCACGTCTTTTTATGGAGCGAGTACGAGATGGGATCAACCATGCTCTTTCTTTACCCGGACCTTCATTGATCGTAGCTCATGGGGGTATCCATTGGGCTGTTTGTTGCATGATGGGCATTGAAAATCATGAGTGGGCAGTTAGTAATTGCATAGTTGTCCACTTTTCGATTGGAACTTATGAAAAATGGATTGCAACTAAGCTCTCATAA
- a CDS encoding YchJ family protein: MKDRLCPCCSGKSYPMCCQRYHRGEIPETALALMRSRFAAYALDLAPYIIATTDPASPYYLANQKSWLANIHHFSMQTLFEKLEILNFEERGDEAFVVFIAHLRKDQTDLSFTEKSRFRRKGLAWLYVDGQLAKGKLSWDEAKKL; the protein is encoded by the coding sequence ATGAAAGATCGGCTCTGTCCCTGCTGCAGCGGAAAATCTTATCCAATGTGTTGTCAACGCTACCATCGCGGAGAAATCCCAGAAACAGCGCTGGCTTTGATGCGTTCACGTTTTGCTGCCTATGCCTTAGATTTAGCGCCTTATATTATAGCTACGACAGATCCAGCAAGTCCTTACTATCTTGCCAATCAGAAGTCATGGTTGGCGAATATTCATCATTTTTCAATGCAGACCCTATTTGAAAAGCTAGAAATCCTGAATTTTGAAGAACGGGGCGATGAGGCGTTTGTGGTCTTTATTGCTCATTTACGTAAGGACCAGACTGATCTTTCTTTTACAGAAAAAAGTCGTTTTAGGAGGAAAGGGCTGGCATGGCTATATGTAGATGGTCAATTGGCCAAAGGAAAGCTTTCTTGGGATGAGGCAAAAAAACTGTGA
- a CDS encoding inositol monophosphatase family protein produces MHDSAQLSHWLSLATKIAHQAGTILKKYWGNLQSIQEKDFPGDLVTEADKQSEQLIVNALQKKFTSHQILAEESGLFTTESEFIWVVDPLDGTTNYAHQYPMVAISIALLHQHIPLIGIVYNPLTEEFFSAAQGLGAYLNQKPIRVSNCTSLKDSLLATGFAYDRRETEDNNYAEFCRFTHLTQGVRRAGSAALDLAYVACGRLDGYWERGLKPWDMAAGTLLVQEAGGRASSYNLDPIDWSSGRILASNSFLHEKMSQELLFPTQFKKLRLN; encoded by the coding sequence ATGCACGACTCAGCTCAACTGTCCCACTGGTTATCACTTGCCACTAAGATCGCCCATCAAGCAGGAACCATTCTAAAAAAATATTGGGGAAATCTACAATCTATCCAAGAAAAAGACTTCCCGGGCGATCTTGTCACAGAAGCAGATAAACAATCAGAGCAGCTCATCGTCAATGCTTTGCAAAAAAAATTTACAAGCCATCAAATTCTTGCTGAAGAGTCTGGACTTTTCACAACAGAATCGGAGTTCATCTGGGTAGTGGATCCGCTCGACGGCACAACTAACTATGCCCACCAATATCCCATGGTTGCCATTTCTATTGCTCTTCTCCATCAGCACATTCCCCTCATTGGGATCGTCTACAATCCTCTAACAGAAGAGTTTTTTTCTGCCGCCCAAGGACTTGGCGCATACTTAAATCAAAAACCTATTCGCGTTTCTAACTGTACCTCTCTAAAAGATAGCCTGCTGGCAACTGGATTCGCTTATGATAGAAGAGAAACAGAGGATAATAACTATGCAGAATTTTGCCGCTTTACTCACTTAACCCAAGGCGTGCGTCGAGCAGGATCAGCTGCACTAGACCTAGCTTACGTAGCCTGCGGCAGACTGGATGGCTACTGGGAACGGGGGCTAAAGCCTTGGGATATGGCTGCAGGCACCTTACTTGTGCAAGAAGCAGGCGGAAGAGCCTCCAGCTACAACCTGGATCCTATCGACTGGTCATCAGGACGCATCCTCGCCTCAAACAGCTTTTTACATGAGAAAATGAGCCAAGAGCTTCTATTTCCAACCCAATTTAAAAAATTAAGACTCAACTAA
- a CDS encoding aromatic amino acid transaminase, producing the protein MSFFNDTPLLPDDPILSLPILFAEDPRPNKINLGIGAYKTADGRPLVLTSVRKAESQILQKQLNKEYLPIDGDEGFLKEALQLLFGREHPILQSKTIVAAQAIGGSGALRLGGELLAKLVSKTIFLSQPSWSNHKQIFEKSGLNVGSYPYFDPKTYQLDFAGMCEAIRNMPPGSAILLHGCCHNPTGLDPTFDQWKELSALIKQQKLIPFFDIAYQGFGQDLDQDAQAIRYFASQGHEMVVAYSFSKNIGLYGERVGFLTVIPTRPDLVANIASQVKFLIRCNYSTPPLHGARIVAAILKSPELTQEWKTELKNMCERVKEMRKALIAALLVKAQDKNFTYMHHQSGLFSFSGLNSDQVLRLRKEAAIYMPSNGRINIAGLNTQNIECVAEALLSVM; encoded by the coding sequence ATGTCATTTTTTAATGATACTCCCTTACTGCCGGATGATCCCATTTTAAGCCTGCCCATCCTCTTTGCAGAAGATCCCCGTCCGAATAAAATCAATCTTGGCATAGGTGCTTATAAGACTGCCGATGGACGTCCACTCGTTTTAACATCAGTCAGAAAAGCTGAAAGTCAAATCCTCCAAAAGCAACTTAATAAAGAATACCTACCAATTGATGGAGATGAAGGCTTCCTTAAAGAAGCGCTTCAACTTCTTTTTGGCCGCGAACACCCCATACTCCAAAGCAAAACGATTGTAGCAGCTCAAGCGATTGGAGGATCAGGAGCTCTACGCCTTGGTGGAGAGCTTTTGGCTAAGCTTGTGAGTAAAACAATTTTTCTGTCGCAACCCTCCTGGTCAAATCATAAGCAGATTTTTGAAAAATCTGGTTTAAATGTCGGCAGCTACCCCTACTTCGATCCAAAAACCTATCAATTAGACTTTGCAGGAATGTGTGAAGCAATTCGCAACATGCCTCCAGGCAGCGCCATTCTTCTGCATGGATGCTGCCACAATCCAACGGGACTCGATCCAACATTCGATCAATGGAAGGAACTTTCCGCCCTGATTAAACAGCAAAAATTGATCCCTTTTTTCGATATCGCCTATCAGGGGTTTGGCCAGGATTTAGATCAAGATGCGCAAGCCATTCGTTACTTTGCAAGCCAAGGGCATGAAATGGTGGTGGCGTATTCCTTTTCAAAAAATATAGGGCTCTATGGAGAACGGGTAGGTTTTCTTACTGTCATTCCAACCAGGCCTGATTTAGTCGCCAATATTGCCAGCCAAGTAAAGTTTTTAATTCGTTGTAATTATTCCACTCCTCCGCTGCATGGCGCCCGCATCGTAGCAGCCATTTTAAAGTCGCCAGAATTGACACAAGAATGGAAAACCGAATTAAAAAACATGTGTGAAAGAGTCAAAGAAATGCGTAAAGCATTAATTGCTGCCTTGCTCGTCAAAGCGCAAGACAAAAATTTCACTTATATGCATCATCAGAGCGGTCTTTTTTCATTCAGCGGATTAAATAGCGACCAAGTCCTTCGCCTAAGAAAAGAAGCCGCCATTTATATGCCAAGTAATGGACGCATCAACATTGCAGGACTAAATACGCAAAACATTGAATGCGTTGCAGAAGCCCTTTTATCAGTCATGTAG
- a CDS encoding class I SAM-dependent methyltransferase, which translates to MVNYLKALNNRAQLAQKRLKDSCNILFNMRKGIWDQYFQTAPSHQNAIDIFRGEWTSKFPSKALKAGEADLFNDVKVKWGIQQLGGVVGKSVLELGPFEGGHSHMLQKQGAASITAVEANPRAYMKCLIAKEVLDLNRVKFLCGDFMEYLRHSSQSFDICFASGVLYHMQNPVELLDLISRRASKVFLWTHYFDAKLCNQNTYLKPRFSAVEEANYKGFRYQNHVYTYKSRSWKVFCGGPGGTSHWLKRQAILDACKHVGFTDIQINYEELNHCHGPCFALTASKKA; encoded by the coding sequence ATGGTTAATTATCTAAAGGCTTTAAATAATCGTGCACAGCTTGCGCAGAAACGATTAAAAGATTCATGCAATATTTTATTTAATATGCGCAAAGGAATTTGGGATCAATATTTTCAAACGGCTCCAAGCCATCAAAATGCAATCGATATTTTTCGAGGTGAATGGACTTCGAAATTCCCTTCAAAAGCCTTGAAAGCGGGAGAGGCTGACCTATTCAACGATGTCAAGGTAAAGTGGGGTATTCAGCAATTGGGGGGCGTCGTAGGAAAATCGGTGTTAGAGCTAGGGCCCTTTGAAGGGGGGCATTCTCATATGCTGCAAAAGCAGGGAGCTGCATCCATCACTGCGGTAGAAGCCAATCCCAGGGCTTACATGAAGTGCTTAATTGCGAAAGAGGTGCTGGATTTAAATCGGGTGAAATTTCTTTGCGGCGATTTTATGGAATATCTGCGCCACTCTTCGCAGTCATTTGATATTTGCTTTGCTTCAGGCGTGCTCTATCACATGCAAAATCCAGTGGAGTTATTGGATTTAATCTCGCGACGGGCATCAAAAGTCTTTTTATGGACGCATTACTTTGATGCGAAGCTTTGCAATCAAAATACCTATTTGAAGCCTCGTTTTTCAGCCGTAGAAGAGGCGAATTATAAAGGGTTCCGCTATCAAAATCACGTATATACTTACAAGTCTCGTTCGTGGAAAGTGTTTTGCGGAGGACCAGGTGGTACGAGCCATTGGTTGAAGCGGCAAGCTATTTTAGATGCTTGCAAGCATGTAGGTTTTACGGACATTCAAATTAATTATGAAGAGCTTAATCACTGTCATGGCCCTTGCTTTGCGCTCACGGCCAGCAAGAAAGCCTAA
- a CDS encoding SIMPL domain-containing protein — translation MQKTAREGLWGFGLLIMLGLILSVYLVASTLQTIILKQGKITVKGYAERKIDSNFTTWQGKLNVRSDTLTKAYEQLKQHLDGVKTYLNRQGIDSKELSISPIYTSILYKSDRNGHSTHEVEGYTLSCDLTISSNQVERVTQVSEQVTELIQEGIELYSYKPQYFYTKIDELKIDLLGEAAKDALARASQLATNSGSQVGLLRSATQGVFQITPAYSTSISDYGENDTSTIQKSIKAVVTMEYGIY, via the coding sequence ATGCAAAAAACAGCTCGAGAAGGCTTATGGGGTTTTGGCTTACTGATTATGCTAGGCCTAATTTTATCTGTCTATTTAGTGGCTTCAACACTACAAACGATCATCCTGAAGCAAGGGAAAATTACAGTTAAAGGCTATGCTGAGCGCAAAATTGATTCAAATTTTACCACTTGGCAAGGGAAACTCAATGTCCGCTCAGACACGCTCACTAAAGCCTATGAACAACTTAAACAACACCTAGATGGAGTTAAAACCTATTTAAACAGACAAGGCATTGACTCTAAGGAACTTTCAATCTCCCCTATCTACACCTCGATACTCTACAAGTCAGACAGGAATGGGCATTCTACACACGAAGTTGAAGGCTACACCCTATCTTGTGATCTTACAATCAGTTCGAACCAAGTCGAACGTGTTACACAAGTATCAGAGCAGGTAACAGAATTAATTCAAGAAGGCATTGAGCTCTATTCTTATAAGCCTCAATACTTTTACACTAAAATTGACGAGCTCAAAATTGATTTGCTTGGAGAAGCTGCAAAAGATGCCCTAGCACGTGCTTCTCAATTGGCGACTAACAGCGGAAGCCAGGTTGGCCTGCTCCGCTCTGCTACCCAAGGAGTCTTTCAAATCACTCCCGCTTATTCGACAAGCATTTCTGACTACGGCGAAAACGATACATCGACTATTCAAAAAAGCATCAAGGCTGTCGTTACCATGGAATACGGGATCTATTAA
- a CDS encoding outer membrane beta-barrel protein yields MITKTFFRFLLVSAIFASVSLSAEIKGKVDIGPTFLSIDILESGKTEDTVRMGAIKGDATILVWRGLCIKPGFILGERKGQGQIASFTIGVGHYTPITEKLAILPSVGVTFSYLHLRVDFDEFHLYNLKERFRSSSPFVGLEFSYKLTDKWTLVGLYQYAWSHTHTKIKPFISDKSHSCGPNYSLGIDYSLNENWSLSFGVGYNITVSKEKHGLRGKGAKLGIAYYF; encoded by the coding sequence ATGATCACAAAGACTTTTTTCCGCTTTTTATTAGTCAGTGCGATTTTTGCAAGTGTTTCTCTGTCGGCTGAAATCAAAGGTAAAGTTGATATTGGGCCTACTTTTCTCTCGATTGACATTCTCGAATCTGGAAAGACGGAAGACACCGTTCGCATGGGTGCGATTAAAGGTGATGCGACGATTTTGGTGTGGCGAGGACTATGCATAAAGCCGGGCTTTATTTTAGGTGAACGGAAAGGACAGGGACAGATCGCATCCTTCACAATTGGAGTCGGGCATTATACTCCGATTACTGAAAAATTAGCCATATTACCCTCTGTAGGCGTCACGTTCAGTTATTTGCACTTGCGTGTCGATTTCGATGAGTTTCATTTATATAACTTAAAAGAGCGCTTCCGCTCTTCCAGCCCCTTTGTTGGTTTAGAATTTTCCTACAAATTAACTGACAAATGGACATTAGTTGGCCTTTACCAATATGCTTGGAGTCATACCCATACAAAAATTAAACCTTTCATATCTGATAAGAGCCATTCTTGCGGGCCGAATTACTCTCTTGGAATCGATTACAGCCTTAATGAAAATTGGTCATTGAGTTTTGGTGTGGGCTATAACATTACAGTGTCTAAGGAAAAGCATGGTCTTCGTGGAAAAGGAGCTAAACTAGGCATTGCTTATTACTTCTAG
- the hemF gene encoding oxygen-dependent coproporphyrinogen oxidase produces MSFPHPRRLELVDFLKSLRQTIIRAFEELEQSTTFERKPWKHHQEGGGEMAVLRGNVFEKAAVNWSGVGGPTFPLADGKGPFFATGVSLITHMSNPHAPTTHFNIRFIETEDRYWFGGGYDLTPMGFPYAEDTEHFHRIAEESLVPFGSHVYPQFFKQAKEYFYIPHRKKERGVGGIFFDHYNTGDFEADLQLWQAVGRSFIEAIVPIYQKRMNQPYTAEERELQLQQRAHYAEFNLIYDRGTKFGFQSGGNPEAILCSMPPLVKW; encoded by the coding sequence ATGTCTTTTCCACATCCTCGTCGTTTAGAACTGGTCGATTTTTTAAAATCACTGCGACAAACTATCATCCGTGCATTTGAGGAACTCGAACAATCGACCACTTTTGAACGCAAGCCGTGGAAGCATCATCAGGAAGGTGGTGGCGAAATGGCTGTTTTGCGTGGAAATGTATTTGAAAAAGCGGCTGTTAACTGGTCAGGAGTCGGCGGTCCTACTTTTCCATTAGCTGATGGGAAAGGGCCTTTTTTTGCGACTGGGGTAAGTTTAATTACTCACATGTCCAATCCCCACGCTCCCACAACCCATTTCAATATTCGTTTTATTGAAACAGAGGATCGGTATTGGTTTGGGGGAGGATATGATTTGACTCCGATGGGATTTCCTTATGCTGAAGATACTGAGCATTTCCACCGCATAGCTGAAGAGTCTCTTGTTCCATTCGGCTCTCATGTATATCCGCAATTTTTCAAACAAGCCAAAGAGTATTTTTACATTCCCCACCGCAAAAAAGAAAGAGGGGTTGGGGGGATCTTTTTTGATCATTATAATACGGGTGATTTTGAAGCTGATCTACAATTGTGGCAAGCCGTTGGACGATCCTTCATTGAAGCTATTGTACCCATCTATCAAAAAAGAATGAATCAGCCCTATACGGCTGAAGAACGAGAGTTGCAGCTCCAGCAGCGCGCGCATTATGCCGAGTTTAATCTAATTTATGATAGAGGCACAAAATTTGGATTTCAATCGGGAGGCAACCCTGAGGCCATTCTTTGTTCGATGCCGCCGCTTGTCAAATGGTAA
- a CDS encoding SAM-dependent methyltransferase: MRKDQIVHYYDTCEIDYQLLWDLNHSRAMHAGYWDETTKTLRDALRRENEVLAQKASIHASDRILDAGCGVGGSSIFLAQTYNCEVVGITLSQKQVDAAEKNARDMGVESLVSFEVMDYCHTRFSDGYFDVVWGLESICHADDKRAFIKEAWRLLKRNGRLIVADGFANQASYMGKDLVDMERWLKGWGVSQLTMVSSFESYLIQEGFQNIVFDDITSHVIPSSKRLYWCAGPAIILSKIGEWLGLRTAAQTENLHGARCQYPTLKKGLWSYGIFYAKK; encoded by the coding sequence ATGCGAAAAGATCAAATCGTTCATTACTATGATACGTGTGAGATTGATTATCAGCTTTTATGGGATTTGAATCATAGCCGTGCCATGCATGCTGGCTATTGGGATGAGACCACTAAAACGCTTCGCGATGCTCTAAGAAGAGAGAATGAAGTGTTAGCTCAAAAGGCTTCCATCCATGCAAGTGATCGCATCTTAGATGCTGGTTGCGGAGTGGGTGGAAGCTCTATTTTTTTAGCCCAAACCTACAATTGTGAGGTAGTTGGGATTACTTTAAGTCAAAAGCAAGTTGATGCTGCTGAAAAGAACGCTCGCGACATGGGTGTTGAATCTTTGGTTTCATTCGAAGTCATGGATTACTGCCACACCCGCTTTTCAGACGGCTATTTTGATGTTGTTTGGGGATTGGAAAGCATTTGTCATGCAGACGATAAGCGAGCATTTATTAAAGAAGCTTGGCGTCTTTTAAAAAGAAATGGCCGCTTAATTGTTGCTGATGGCTTTGCAAATCAAGCTTCTTATATGGGCAAAGACTTAGTCGACATGGAAAGATGGCTCAAAGGCTGGGGAGTCAGCCAACTAACCATGGTTTCCTCTTTTGAATCTTACCTGATCCAAGAGGGGTTTCAAAACATTGTATTTGACGATATTACCTCTCATGTCATCCCTTCTTCTAAACGTTTATATTGGTGTGCCGGACCCGCAATCATTTTATCTAAAATAGGTGAGTGGCTTGGCTTGCGTACAGCAGCGCAGACAGAAAATCTCCATGGTGCGCGTTGCCAGTATCCAACCTTGAAGAAGGGGTTGTGGTCCTATGGGATTTTTTATGCCAAAAAATAA
- a CDS encoding rod shape-determining protein MreC, producing MKKQFALSYLFIFIALLVSLSLSKPASDKMRGRSIAFFAPLWDKLLIAKHFILHPFQPTPSLTALSLEEINQKLELENQLLSNELAHLHQLFYHQQNLQNQLNTLASITSKEAQALLPEYQKIQQRLARNLKLQIQAVPARVLFRSFDTWNNSLWINVGEADNPATGSKIIVNNSPVLIGEAVVGVIDYVGQHQSRVRLITDSGLAPSVRAARGGEQDVLVEEQVEALLNQLQRKKVKSMPSIDQEQLSKLLKNLKDSLQPQKKTWYLAKGQLQGSRRPIGRGDAFILKGTGFNYDFDDEEGGGRDLRTGKPLNEQGSTVPILKMHDLLVTTGMDGVFPPGLKVATINKIHLLKEGDYFYEIEAKPLAPHLQGLSLVFVIPPVGYEPADSAKN from the coding sequence TTGAAAAAACAATTTGCCCTTTCTTATCTCTTTATTTTTATAGCCTTACTAGTCTCTTTGAGCCTTTCCAAGCCCGCGAGCGACAAAATGAGGGGACGATCAATCGCCTTCTTTGCTCCTTTATGGGATAAGCTACTAATCGCAAAGCACTTTATTTTGCATCCCTTTCAGCCCACGCCCTCACTCACCGCCCTCTCTTTGGAAGAGATCAATCAAAAGCTTGAATTGGAAAATCAGTTGTTGAGCAATGAACTCGCTCATCTGCATCAATTATTTTACCATCAGCAAAACCTGCAAAATCAATTGAATACATTAGCCTCCATCACCTCTAAAGAGGCTCAAGCCTTGCTACCCGAATATCAAAAAATACAGCAGCGCCTTGCCAGAAATCTCAAACTCCAGATCCAAGCCGTGCCAGCCAGGGTTTTATTTCGCTCTTTTGATACGTGGAATAATTCACTTTGGATCAATGTAGGCGAGGCTGATAACCCCGCCACCGGCAGCAAAATCATTGTTAACAACAGCCCTGTTTTGATTGGCGAAGCTGTCGTTGGCGTCATTGATTATGTTGGCCAGCATCAATCCCGCGTACGATTGATTACAGATTCAGGACTTGCCCCTTCCGTTAGAGCCGCAAGAGGAGGCGAACAAGATGTTCTCGTCGAAGAGCAGGTCGAAGCTCTGTTGAATCAACTTCAACGAAAAAAAGTCAAAAGTATGCCTTCAATTGATCAAGAGCAGCTATCCAAGCTTTTGAAAAACCTCAAAGACTCTCTTCAGCCTCAAAAGAAAACATGGTACCTGGCTAAAGGGCAGCTTCAAGGCAGTAGAAGACCTATAGGAAGAGGCGATGCCTTTATTTTAAAAGGAACAGGATTCAACTACGACTTTGACGATGAAGAAGGAGGTGGGCGTGATTTGCGTACAGGCAAGCCTCTGAATGAGCAAGGATCCACAGTGCCTATTTTAAAAATGCATGATCTCTTAGTAACAACGGGCATGGATGGAGTCTTTCCCCCGGGTCTTAAGGTAGCTACAATCAATAAGATCCATTTATTGAAGGAAGGAGACTATTTCTATGAAATAGAGGCCAAGCCTTTAGCCCCCCATCTGCAAGGCCTTTCTTTGGTTTTTGTCATACCGCCCGTCGGATATGAACCAGCGGACAGTGCAAAAAATTGA